Proteins from a genomic interval of Stenotrophomonas maltophilia R551-3:
- a CDS encoding HutD/Ves family protein, with protein sequence MNIDSLLHTPSQVISRLDYRRERWRNGLGWTREILRLPAQGDDWALRLSVAEIEQDAAFSAFPGVERELVLLQGNGVRLRFDDGRVAEVLPPHGRVRFAGEEALHGELVDGTTHDFNLMWKRELLQAELLHRPLVGAMFFFCEPGVAWALHLLAGQAEFGADSGLPALQAGDTAWLSAGERQRHALQGGGELLAIRVSAATMA encoded by the coding sequence ATGAACATCGACTCCCTGCTGCACACTCCGAGCCAGGTGATCTCCCGCCTGGACTACCGCCGCGAACGTTGGCGGAATGGACTTGGCTGGACCCGCGAGATCCTGCGCCTGCCTGCGCAGGGCGATGACTGGGCGCTGCGCCTGTCGGTGGCCGAGATCGAGCAGGATGCCGCGTTCTCTGCCTTCCCCGGGGTGGAGCGCGAACTGGTGCTGCTGCAGGGCAATGGCGTGCGCCTGCGCTTCGACGATGGCCGTGTGGCCGAGGTGCTGCCACCGCACGGGCGCGTGCGTTTTGCTGGTGAGGAAGCGCTGCACGGCGAACTGGTCGATGGCACCACCCACGACTTCAACCTGATGTGGAAGCGCGAGCTGCTGCAGGCCGAGCTGCTGCACCGGCCGCTGGTGGGCGCCATGTTCTTCTTCTGCGAACCGGGTGTGGCCTGGGCGCTGCATCTGCTGGCCGGTCAGGCGGAGTTCGGTGCAGATAGCGGCTTGCCGGCGCTGCAGGCGGGCGATACCGCGTGGCTGTCGGCCGGCGAGCGTCAGCGGCACGCGTTGCAGGGCGGTGGCGAGTTGTTGGCGATCCGGGTGAGTGCGGCGACGATGGCATGA
- a CDS encoding sulfite reductase subunit alpha, with protein sequence MSTRPSRAWLGNALVLFLLAVIGWALLRLHLGEAWWQGAPPARQSQIAVLATALYALACAALWWRGRPRDDAATGDTPPILLVWSSQTGFARELAERSAEALRGASLPVRVRGLHEVDAALLADSQRALFIASTTGEGDPPDHALPFLRGVMATPPPLQHLQYGVLALGDRSYGHFCGFGHQLDQWLRQHGAHPLFDAIEVDNADPAALRHWQQLLGQLGGGASELPDWSPAEYQPWTLLQREHLNPGSPGGPVYWLRLQPPVGVDVQWQAGDIAEIGPQHARDSARAWLDAQGFDADAVLDDGQTLLARVARSHLPSLVPPGDLPALLATLQPLPHREYSIASVMADGALDILLRRQLRADGTPGIGSGWLCDHAVVGEPVQLRLRRNDNFHGVAADVPLLLIGNGTGIAGLRAHLHERARDGARRTWLLFGERTAEHDFHFGEELQAMLADGTLARLDAVFSRSGGAHRYVQDRLLAEAATLRQWVDEGTTILVCGSLQGMAPAVDAVIEQVLGAEGKEALQLAGRYRRDVY encoded by the coding sequence ATGAGCACCCGTCCGTCGCGCGCGTGGCTCGGCAACGCGCTGGTGCTGTTCCTGCTGGCAGTGATCGGCTGGGCGCTGTTGCGCCTGCACCTGGGCGAGGCCTGGTGGCAGGGCGCTCCGCCGGCGCGGCAATCACAGATCGCAGTGCTCGCCACGGCGCTGTATGCGCTGGCCTGCGCGGCCCTGTGGTGGCGCGGGCGCCCGCGCGACGATGCCGCAACCGGAGACACCCCACCGATCCTGCTGGTCTGGTCCAGCCAGACCGGCTTCGCGCGTGAGCTGGCCGAGCGCAGCGCCGAGGCCCTGCGCGGTGCCAGCCTGCCGGTACGCGTACGCGGCCTGCACGAAGTGGACGCGGCGTTGCTGGCCGATAGCCAGCGCGCGCTGTTCATCGCGAGCACCACCGGTGAGGGCGACCCACCCGACCACGCCCTGCCGTTCCTGCGCGGGGTGATGGCCACGCCGCCCCCACTGCAGCATCTGCAGTACGGCGTGCTCGCGCTGGGCGACCGCAGCTATGGCCACTTCTGCGGATTCGGCCACCAGCTGGACCAGTGGTTGCGCCAGCACGGTGCGCATCCGCTGTTCGATGCGATCGAGGTCGACAACGCCGATCCTGCAGCGCTGCGTCATTGGCAGCAACTGCTGGGTCAACTCGGCGGTGGCGCCAGCGAACTACCCGACTGGAGCCCGGCCGAGTATCAACCGTGGACGCTGCTGCAACGCGAGCACCTGAACCCGGGCAGCCCCGGCGGCCCGGTGTACTGGCTGCGCCTGCAGCCCCCCGTTGGCGTTGATGTACAATGGCAGGCCGGCGACATCGCCGAAATTGGTCCGCAGCATGCGCGGGACAGCGCGCGCGCGTGGCTGGACGCGCAGGGCTTTGATGCTGACGCGGTACTCGACGATGGACAGACGTTGCTGGCCCGTGTCGCACGCTCGCACCTGCCTTCACTGGTTCCACCGGGGGACCTGCCTGCGTTGCTGGCGACCCTGCAGCCATTGCCGCATCGCGAGTACTCGATCGCCTCGGTGATGGCCGACGGTGCGCTGGACATCCTGCTGCGCCGCCAGTTGCGTGCCGATGGCACGCCGGGCATCGGCAGCGGCTGGCTGTGCGACCACGCGGTGGTCGGCGAACCGGTGCAGCTGCGCCTGCGACGCAACGACAACTTCCACGGCGTGGCCGCCGACGTGCCGCTGCTGCTGATCGGCAACGGCACTGGCATTGCCGGCCTGCGCGCGCACCTGCATGAACGTGCTCGCGATGGCGCGCGCCGCACCTGGCTGCTGTTCGGTGAACGCACCGCTGAGCACGACTTCCACTTCGGTGAGGAACTGCAGGCAATGCTGGCCGACGGCACGCTGGCGCGGTTGGATGCAGTGTTCAGCCGCAGCGGCGGCGCGCATCGCTATGTGCAGGACCGGCTGCTGGCCGAAGCGGCAACGCTGCGGCAGTGGGTCGATGAAGGTACGACGATCCTGGTCTGCGGCAGCCTGCAGGGCATGGCCCCGGCGGTGGATGCGGTGATCGAGCAGGTGCTGGGGGCCGAGGGCAAGGAAGCGTTGCAGCTGGCCGGTCGCTACCGGCGCGATGTGTATTAG
- a CDS encoding FAD:protein FMN transferase: MTDSLLDIARLGGTTMGTTWSVSLVASHQRDLHPLHAGIQARLDEVVAQMSTWEPGSDLSRYNRADAGQWCALPAETRHVLACALAIAAASDGAFDPSIGPLVALWGFGAHAGERTQPDPARLQATRDRCDWQRLQWQDDALLQPGGLELDLSAIAKGFGVDHVAAWLRGQGITAALIEVGGELAGYGRKPDGQPWRVLVESAPEEDAHTDTPPRVLTLDGRAVATSGDRWHQYQADGEAYSHSLDPRTGMPVRQVAAAVTVVADDAMHADAWATALTVLGREAGMALAEREGLAARYLQRVAEGPREFLSSAFQRLLDEQVA; encoded by the coding sequence ATGACCGATTCCCTGCTCGACATCGCCCGCCTCGGCGGCACCACCATGGGCACCACGTGGAGCGTGTCGCTGGTCGCATCGCACCAGCGCGACCTGCACCCGCTGCACGCTGGCATCCAGGCGCGGCTGGATGAAGTGGTCGCACAGATGAGCACCTGGGAACCCGGCTCGGATCTAAGCCGCTACAACCGCGCCGACGCCGGCCAATGGTGCGCGTTGCCGGCCGAGACCCGCCACGTTCTGGCCTGCGCACTGGCCATCGCCGCCGCCAGTGACGGCGCCTTCGATCCCAGCATCGGCCCGCTGGTAGCGTTGTGGGGTTTCGGCGCACACGCCGGTGAACGCACTCAGCCCGATCCCGCACGCCTGCAGGCCACGCGTGATCGCTGCGATTGGCAGCGCCTGCAGTGGCAGGACGATGCGCTGCTGCAACCGGGTGGACTGGAACTAGATCTCTCTGCGATCGCCAAGGGCTTCGGCGTCGATCACGTGGCCGCCTGGTTGCGTGGACAAGGCATCACTGCAGCGCTGATCGAAGTCGGCGGCGAACTGGCCGGCTACGGCCGCAAGCCGGACGGCCAGCCGTGGCGGGTGCTGGTGGAATCCGCACCCGAAGAAGACGCGCACACCGATACCCCGCCACGCGTGCTCACACTGGACGGCAGGGCGGTGGCCACCTCCGGTGATCGCTGGCACCAATACCAGGCCGATGGCGAGGCCTACAGCCACAGTCTCGACCCGCGTACCGGCATGCCGGTGCGTCAGGTTGCGGCTGCGGTAACCGTGGTGGCCGACGATGCGATGCACGCCGATGCCTGGGCCACGGCATTGACCGTGCTCGGACGTGAGGCAGGCATGGCACTGGCCGAGCGCGAAGGATTGGCCGCGCGCTACCTGCAACGCGTAGCGGAGGGTCCACGCGAATTCCTCAGCAGCGCCTTCCAGCGCCTGCTCGACGAGCAGGTCGCATGA
- a CDS encoding DUF4198 domain-containing protein produces MKRTLVLAAALAAALPFSALAHKAWLLPSQTVIAGNAPWITVDGAVSNDLFYFNHVPLRLESLVITAPDGSTVQPQNASTGKYRSVFDVELKQPGTYRIASVNDGLFATYEQNGERKRWRGTAATFGELPKDAKKLEVSQSVGRVETFVTNGAPNDTALKPTNRGIELVAVGHPNDLFAGEEATFRVLVDGKPAAGLEFEIVRGGTRYRNAQDEQKLTSDAKGEIKVTWPEAGMYWLETGTEDNKTSVKQAAKRRLSYVATLEVLPQ; encoded by the coding sequence ATGAAGCGCACGCTCGTCCTCGCCGCCGCTCTGGCCGCTGCCCTTCCCTTCTCCGCCCTGGCCCACAAGGCCTGGCTGCTGCCCTCGCAGACCGTGATCGCCGGCAACGCGCCGTGGATCACCGTCGACGGTGCGGTCTCCAATGACCTGTTCTATTTCAACCACGTGCCGCTGCGCCTGGAGTCGCTGGTGATCACCGCGCCGGACGGCAGCACCGTGCAGCCGCAGAACGCGTCCACCGGCAAGTACCGCAGCGTGTTCGATGTCGAGCTGAAACAGCCGGGCACCTACCGCATCGCGTCGGTCAATGACGGCCTGTTCGCCACCTACGAGCAGAACGGCGAGCGCAAGCGCTGGCGTGGTACCGCCGCCACCTTCGGTGAACTGCCGAAGGACGCGAAGAAGCTGGAAGTGAGCCAGTCGGTCGGCCGCGTGGAAACCTTCGTCACCAACGGCGCACCGAACGACACTGCGCTGAAGCCGACCAACCGCGGCATCGAACTGGTGGCCGTGGGCCATCCGAACGATCTGTTCGCCGGCGAGGAAGCGACCTTCCGCGTGCTGGTCGATGGCAAGCCGGCCGCCGGCCTGGAGTTCGAGATCGTGCGTGGTGGCACCCGCTACCGCAACGCGCAGGACGAGCAGAAGCTGACCAGCGACGCCAAGGGCGAGATCAAGGTGACCTGGCCGGAAGCTGGCATGTACTGGCTGGAAACCGGCACCGAGGACAACAAGACCTCGGTGAAGCAGGCCGCCAAGCGCCGCCTCAGCTACGTCGCGACGCTGGAAGTGCTGCCGCAGTAA
- a CDS encoding DUF2271 domain-containing protein, protein MRVTLTIALSGLLATSPAYATTLDINVEVPKLNVAEYHRPYVAVWLEGADQKVAANLSVWYQQTSNSEGHGTKWLPDLRQWWRKSGRTLQVPVDGVTGPTRPAGKHALSFNDKQPALKQLAPGNYTLVVEAVREVGGRELLKIPFTWPATAAQNGKAQGATELGQVTLAVKP, encoded by the coding sequence ATGCGCGTCACCCTGACCATCGCCCTCAGCGGCCTGCTGGCCACCTCGCCGGCCTATGCCACCACCCTCGACATCAACGTCGAAGTGCCCAAGCTCAACGTGGCCGAGTACCACCGCCCATATGTGGCGGTGTGGCTGGAAGGCGCCGACCAGAAGGTCGCCGCCAACCTGTCGGTCTGGTACCAGCAGACCAGCAACAGCGAAGGCCACGGCACCAAGTGGCTGCCCGACCTGCGCCAGTGGTGGCGCAAGAGCGGCCGCACCCTGCAGGTGCCGGTGGACGGCGTGACCGGCCCGACCCGCCCGGCCGGCAAGCACGCGCTGTCGTTCAACGACAAGCAGCCGGCGCTGAAGCAGCTGGCCCCGGGCAACTACACCCTGGTGGTGGAAGCGGTGCGCGAAGTCGGCGGCCGCGAGCTGCTGAAGATCCCCTTCACCTGGCCGGCCACCGCCGCACAGAACGGCAAGGCGCAGGGCGCCACCGAACTGGGCCAGGTCACCCTCGCCGTCAAACCCTGA
- a CDS encoding PepSY-associated TM helix domain-containing protein, with protein MSRPAPSTVQQQQSRGFWLRTLHQWHWISSAVCLIGMLLFAVTGLTLNHAAKIEAKPEVQNQHLELPAALLGQLGTREDGNAPIPHPARQWLDTQLGIAIGGRPAEWSAEEIYLSLPRPGGDAWLSIDRETGAVEYESTSRGAVSYLNDLHKGRNAGPAWGWFLDLFAVACLVFCITGLFLLHLHARQRRMTWPLVGLGLMIPLLIALLLIH; from the coding sequence GTGAGCCGTCCTGCCCCTTCCACCGTGCAGCAGCAACAGAGCCGTGGCTTCTGGCTGCGTACGCTGCACCAGTGGCACTGGATCAGCTCGGCGGTCTGCCTGATCGGCATGCTGCTGTTCGCGGTGACCGGCTTGACCCTCAACCATGCCGCGAAGATCGAGGCCAAGCCCGAGGTGCAGAACCAGCATCTGGAACTGCCGGCCGCGCTGCTGGGCCAGCTGGGCACGCGCGAGGATGGCAACGCGCCGATTCCGCACCCGGCCCGGCAATGGCTGGACACGCAGTTGGGCATCGCCATCGGCGGGCGCCCGGCCGAGTGGTCGGCCGAAGAAATCTACCTGTCGCTGCCGCGCCCCGGTGGTGACGCCTGGTTGAGCATCGATCGCGAGACCGGCGCGGTGGAGTACGAATCAACCTCGCGCGGCGCGGTGTCCTACCTCAACGACCTGCACAAGGGCCGCAATGCTGGCCCGGCGTGGGGCTGGTTCCTGGACCTGTTCGCCGTGGCCTGCCTGGTGTTCTGCATCACCGGCCTGTTCCTGCTGCACCTGCATGCGCGGCAGCGGCGCATGACCTGGCCGCTGGTCGGCCTCGGCCTGATGATCCCGCTGCTGATCGCCCTGCTGCTGATCCACTGA
- a CDS encoding TonB-dependent receptor domain-containing protein gives MAKRHRVRSSLSRTLLTSAVLAAMTAPAFAYGDASGAPQTLDKVVVTASGFEQKVVDAPASISVVSREELSKRPYTNLVDALRDVEGIDVGLEASDKNGRATISMRGLPSEYTLVLIDGRRQSNVGQLYPNNFGGGQFAYLPPLDAIERIEVVRGPMSTLYGSDAMGGVINIITRRNQDSWHGALTQGFTVQQDDQFGDARTTDVYLSGPLVKDRIGLAIRGSYYDAKASNPEWDALTLPDGSLWERSIGFGGGGKSVANTNWNTGVRLNFHVNDDHELWLDYDVSRQKYDNSEGQTGTLDSLASLWRVGNAVIPNPNGSGTVTRRVVQPRVGYTAYQRYERDQLSLTHQGRYSFGTWQTSLTHSKSSNLGRSLPLTLDERANLQTLWNDVCRRTGAANNCAAGRNNALGALNASEQARLQAFLPRPLRTMELEGYVLDTMLDLDFGAHKLTVGGQYNNTDMIDGVFGMDGAGYRSNTKQKHRMWALFAEDNWSLTDTLTATFGLRYDDHNVFGSHLSPRGYLVWNASDAWTFKGGISTGYKTPRPDQLFPGITGFGGQGVLPLVGSPNLKPETSTNYELAAYYEGQRWGFNVTGFFNKFEDKIASGGTFPNCEVAPAGSGYCVDIGPGWAALGYSTFTQSVNIDKAETRGAELAGHVDLLDNLQLRGNYTWTKSEQTSGPDKGRPISGTTPAKHMANASLNWQINEAISLSLIGEGRYDRYRDTLIDSAGARHVRYYEDYTIFHLGGSWKATPWLTVNARVNNLFDKDFVSQSCLLLNPSEFSCVDDYATKDQRRSYWISLNAKF, from the coding sequence ATGGCCAAGCGCCATCGTGTCCGTTCGTCCCTGTCCCGTACCCTGCTGACCAGCGCCGTGCTGGCGGCCATGACCGCCCCTGCCTTCGCCTACGGTGACGCTTCCGGCGCGCCACAGACGCTGGACAAGGTGGTGGTCACCGCCTCCGGCTTCGAGCAGAAGGTGGTCGATGCCCCGGCCAGCATCAGCGTGGTCAGCCGCGAGGAGCTGAGCAAGCGCCCGTACACCAACCTTGTCGATGCGCTGCGCGACGTCGAAGGCATCGACGTCGGCCTGGAAGCCAGCGACAAGAACGGCCGTGCCACCATCTCGATGCGCGGCCTGCCCTCCGAGTACACCCTGGTGCTGATCGACGGCCGCCGCCAGAGCAATGTCGGCCAGCTGTATCCGAACAACTTCGGCGGTGGCCAGTTCGCCTACCTGCCGCCGCTGGATGCCATCGAGCGCATTGAAGTGGTGCGCGGCCCGATGTCCACGCTGTACGGCTCGGATGCAATGGGCGGCGTGATCAACATCATCACCCGTCGCAACCAGGACAGCTGGCACGGCGCGCTCACCCAGGGCTTCACCGTGCAGCAGGACGATCAGTTCGGCGATGCACGCACCACCGACGTCTACCTCAGCGGCCCGCTGGTCAAGGACCGTATCGGCCTGGCAATACGCGGCAGCTACTACGACGCCAAGGCCTCCAATCCGGAGTGGGATGCACTGACCCTGCCCGACGGCAGCCTGTGGGAACGCAGCATCGGCTTCGGTGGCGGCGGCAAGTCGGTGGCCAACACCAACTGGAACACCGGTGTGCGGCTGAACTTCCACGTCAACGATGACCACGAACTGTGGCTGGACTACGACGTGTCGCGGCAGAAGTACGACAACAGCGAGGGCCAGACCGGCACCCTCGACAGCCTGGCCAGCCTGTGGCGCGTCGGCAACGCAGTGATTCCAAACCCGAACGGCAGCGGCACGGTCACCCGCCGCGTGGTGCAGCCGCGCGTGGGTTACACCGCCTACCAGCGCTACGAGCGCGACCAGTTGTCGCTGACCCATCAGGGCCGCTACAGCTTCGGCACCTGGCAGACCTCGCTGACCCACAGCAAGAGCAGCAATCTCGGCCGCTCGCTGCCGCTGACGCTGGACGAACGCGCCAACCTGCAGACGCTGTGGAATGACGTCTGCCGCCGCACCGGTGCGGCCAACAACTGTGCCGCTGGCCGCAACAACGCACTGGGTGCACTCAATGCCAGCGAACAGGCACGCCTGCAGGCGTTCCTGCCGCGTCCGCTGCGCACCATGGAGCTGGAAGGCTACGTGCTGGACACGATGCTCGACCTCGACTTCGGCGCGCACAAGCTGACCGTCGGCGGCCAATACAACAACACCGACATGATCGACGGTGTATTCGGCATGGATGGCGCCGGCTACCGCAGCAACACCAAGCAGAAGCACCGCATGTGGGCGCTGTTCGCCGAGGACAACTGGTCGCTGACCGATACCCTCACCGCCACCTTCGGCCTGCGCTACGACGACCACAACGTGTTCGGCAGCCACCTCAGCCCGCGCGGCTACCTGGTATGGAATGCCAGCGACGCCTGGACCTTCAAGGGTGGCATCAGCACCGGCTACAAGACACCGCGTCCGGACCAGCTGTTCCCGGGCATCACCGGTTTCGGTGGCCAGGGCGTGCTGCCGCTGGTGGGTTCGCCGAACCTGAAGCCTGAAACCAGCACCAACTACGAGCTGGCGGCGTACTACGAAGGCCAGCGCTGGGGCTTCAATGTCACCGGCTTCTTCAACAAGTTCGAAGACAAGATCGCCAGCGGCGGCACCTTCCCGAACTGCGAAGTGGCGCCGGCCGGCAGCGGCTACTGCGTGGACATCGGCCCGGGCTGGGCGGCGCTGGGTTACAGCACCTTCACCCAGAGCGTGAACATCGACAAGGCCGAGACCCGCGGTGCGGAACTGGCCGGCCACGTCGACCTGCTCGACAACCTGCAGCTGCGCGGCAACTACACCTGGACCAAGAGCGAACAGACCAGCGGCCCCGACAAGGGGCGCCCGATCTCTGGCACCACGCCGGCAAAGCACATGGCCAACGCCAGCCTCAACTGGCAGATCAACGAAGCGATCAGCCTGTCGCTGATCGGCGAAGGCCGCTACGACCGCTATCGCGACACCCTCATCGACAGTGCCGGCGCCCGCCACGTGCGCTATTACGAGGACTACACGATCTTCCACCTGGGCGGCAGCTGGAAGGCCACGCCGTGGCTGACGGTCAACGCACGGGTCAACAACCTGTTCGACAAGGACTTCGTCTCGCAGTCGTGCCTGCTGCTCAATCCCAGTGAATTCAGCTGCGTGGACGACTACGCGACCAAGGACCAGCGCCGCAGCTACTGGATTTCGTTGAACGCGAAGTTCTGA
- a CDS encoding Fe2+-dependent dioxygenase, with amino-acid sequence MLLHIPDILSADQVADFRRRLDAADWTDGRETVGHLGAQAKHNQQLPEASPLRRELGEIILVALARHPLFFSAALPLKYLPPRFNRYSGGGTYGFHVDGAVMNLANGEQLRSDISCTLFLSAPDEYEGGELIISDTYGEHEVKLPAGDLIVYPSSSLHQVRPVTAGARVASFFWVQSMVRDDVQRRLLWEMDGSIERLRQTGGDAEAVLQLTGVYHNLLRRWSEV; translated from the coding sequence ATGCTGCTGCACATCCCCGATATTCTCAGCGCCGACCAGGTTGCCGACTTCCGCCGCCGACTGGATGCCGCCGACTGGACCGATGGCCGCGAGACCGTCGGCCATCTGGGCGCGCAGGCCAAGCACAATCAGCAGCTACCCGAGGCCTCACCGCTGCGCCGCGAACTGGGCGAGATCATCCTCGTCGCACTGGCCCGGCACCCGCTGTTCTTCAGCGCCGCGCTGCCGCTGAAGTACCTGCCACCACGCTTCAACCGCTACAGCGGCGGCGGCACCTACGGCTTCCATGTCGATGGCGCGGTGATGAACCTGGCCAACGGTGAACAGCTGCGCTCGGACATCTCCTGCACCCTGTTCCTGTCGGCGCCCGACGAATACGAAGGCGGCGAGTTGATCATCAGCGATACCTACGGCGAGCACGAAGTGAAGCTGCCGGCCGGCGACCTGATCGTGTATCCGTCCAGCAGCCTGCATCAGGTGCGCCCGGTCACGGCCGGCGCGCGCGTGGCCTCGTTCTTCTGGGTGCAGAGCATGGTCCGCGACGATGTGCAGCGCCGCCTGCTGTGGGAAATGGACGGCTCGATCGAGCGCCTGCGGCAGACCGGCGGCGATGCCGAGGCGGTGCTGCAGCTGACCGGCGTGTACCACAACCTGCTGCGACGCTGGAGCGAGGTCTGA
- a CDS encoding tetratricopeptide repeat protein: protein MVTRTPIDSDALAELLQHDPQAAFARVRDAAQAGQVDAQLLLAQMHMEGKGTAQDASAALLWYETAANNGAPMAMNMLGRCHELGQGTVADPTLAAVWYRRAADTGLDWGLYNLANLLATGRGVTQDRAQALALYTRAAHLGHAKSMNLLARHLEDGLEIERDPQAALGWYRRAAETGDFRGQANYASILLQAGQVEQAVHWLRLALAHGSPAFMAHIVPELAASPHPQVRALVAPPSL from the coding sequence ATGGTTACCCGCACTCCCATCGACAGCGACGCCCTGGCCGAGCTGCTGCAGCACGATCCGCAGGCCGCGTTCGCACGCGTGCGCGATGCCGCGCAGGCTGGACAGGTCGATGCACAACTGCTGCTCGCGCAGATGCACATGGAAGGCAAAGGCACCGCGCAGGACGCCTCGGCCGCGCTGCTCTGGTACGAAACCGCCGCCAACAACGGCGCGCCGATGGCGATGAACATGCTCGGCCGCTGCCATGAGCTGGGCCAGGGCACCGTCGCCGACCCGACGCTGGCCGCGGTCTGGTACCGGCGCGCGGCCGACACCGGGCTGGACTGGGGCCTGTACAACCTGGCCAACCTGCTGGCCACCGGCCGCGGCGTGACGCAGGACCGCGCGCAGGCGCTGGCCCTGTACACCCGCGCCGCGCACCTGGGCCACGCCAAATCGATGAACCTGCTGGCCCGCCACCTCGAAGACGGCCTGGAGATCGAACGCGATCCGCAGGCCGCCCTGGGCTGGTACCGGCGCGCGGCCGAGACCGGCGATTTCCGCGGCCAGGCCAACTACGCCTCCATCCTGCTGCAGGCCGGCCAGGTCGAGCAGGCCGTGCACTGGCTGCGGCTTGCACTGGCCCACGGCAGCCCGGCGTTCATGGCGCACATCGTGCCGGAACTGGCCGCGTCGCCGCATCCGCAGGTGCGCGCCCTGGTCGCACCGCCGTCCCTCTGA